From a region of the Nocardioides ginsengisegetis genome:
- a CDS encoding cobalamin B12-binding domain-containing protein gives MSGWDDYWTALAEGDRDLAITFIQRALDEGAAPREVLDEFVLEAQHRIGELWLEGEWTVAQEHEATAVSESLVHWLASVTSRSPTLDGRALLVSCLPGERHALPALVVAEGLRMEGHRVHYLGADPEPSSLLSEVLDLGPRAVLFSGSLTSALGTQKSMLVSLRALGVPVVVGGQAFGLDARRARSLGATAYAPSIEAVVEVLDRLPARLPRLPDLETVPGEAEGAWLEDARPELAAYVVRQVRRRVGDEGGTPDWWTDYESNVDHLVGCLGAALVTGDDTIMLEVREWMARMLTRRDAPPTVMELTWDTLAGRVRGHPMARLLLASA, from the coding sequence ATGTCCGGGTGGGATGACTACTGGACGGCTCTCGCGGAAGGTGATCGCGACCTGGCGATCACCTTCATCCAGCGAGCCCTCGACGAGGGGGCCGCACCGCGCGAGGTGCTCGACGAGTTCGTGCTCGAGGCGCAGCACCGGATCGGCGAGCTCTGGCTCGAGGGCGAGTGGACGGTGGCCCAGGAGCACGAGGCCACGGCGGTCAGCGAGAGCCTCGTGCACTGGCTGGCCTCGGTCACCTCGAGGTCGCCGACCCTCGACGGGCGCGCCCTCCTGGTGTCCTGCCTCCCCGGCGAGCGGCACGCCCTGCCGGCGCTCGTCGTGGCCGAGGGGCTGCGGATGGAGGGCCACCGCGTGCACTACCTCGGCGCCGACCCCGAGCCGTCCTCGCTGCTGAGCGAGGTGCTGGACCTCGGCCCGCGCGCCGTCCTGTTCAGCGGGTCGCTCACGTCGGCCCTCGGCACGCAGAAGTCCATGCTGGTCAGCCTCCGTGCGCTCGGGGTGCCCGTGGTCGTGGGCGGTCAGGCGTTCGGCCTCGACGCCCGCCGGGCGCGCTCGCTCGGGGCCACGGCGTACGCCCCCAGCATCGAGGCCGTCGTCGAGGTGCTCGACCGGCTGCCCGCCCGCCTCCCACGGCTGCCCGACCTCGAGACGGTGCCGGGCGAGGCCGAGGGCGCCTGGCTGGAGGACGCCCGGCCCGAGCTGGCGGCGTACGTCGTCCGGCAGGTACGCCGCCGGGTCGGCGACGAGGGCGGCACCCCGGACTGGTGGACCGACTACGAGAGCAACGTCGACCACCTGGTCGGCTGTCTGGGCGCGGCGCTGGTGACCGGGGACGACACGATCATGCTCGAGGTGCGGGAGTGGATGGCCCGGATGCTCACGCGCCGCGACGCCCCGCCCACGGTCATGGAGCTGACCTGGGACACCCTCGCTGGCCGGGTCCGCGGCCACCCGATGGCCCGGCTGCTGCTGGCCTCGGCATAG